A single genomic interval of Penicillium psychrofluorescens genome assembly, chromosome: 2 harbors:
- a CDS encoding uncharacterized protein (ID:PFLUO_002886-T1.cds;~source:funannotate) codes for MSLWRSAFRLSGPRALLRQSRPFTSTTAARNTSQPSSYKQGMAAYRTFAGPFAKVFLGAVFTYQVIYQTWMKLEMDESKLEKNEEVAVLEKKAREMAGVKK; via the exons ATGTCTCTTTGGCGGTCAGCCTTTCGGTTGTCAGGACCCCGTGCTCTTCTCAGGCAATCCCGGCCCTTCACCTCCACAACCGCGGCGCGCAACACATCCCAACCAAGCTCTTACAAGCAAGGT ATGGCCGCATACCGAACATTCGCCGGCCCCTTCGCCAAGGTGTTCTTAGGCGCCGTCTTCACCTACCAGGTCATCTACCAGACCTGGATGAAGCTTGAGATGGACGAGTCGAAGCTCGAGAAGAACG AAGAGGtggccgtgctggagaaAAAGGCTCGCGAGATGGCCGGCGTCAAAAAATGA
- a CDS encoding uncharacterized protein (ID:PFLUO_002885-T1.cds;~source:funannotate) codes for MEDPTWQDHDADVLHGLMPGCETMTSLPSDLFDPFKNSGLPFGDSLLDGYDGLTPLHSDLPYKHSDLDFGDSLLDLHLQQPEFWSSAGSYDLYSSQYTTTSQDAWNPLQITGVPANNPCSSLSHMNADFYFSNNHNHYGPPSECESQYMSSLHSDSGYGTASCATPSLVPSSYGVEMTSSPSQMDTQDQTTCLFNQSSPSHMYTGSVKCEYPRCSWVGKCLSDKRKHNARHQKRFKCDEPNCSRKEGFGTINDLARHKKCVHNKEPERGPKMVYVCLGTNCPRPNKKWPRLDNFRQHLARMHGDEDADVLLKRSMDWYEASIACSDTQSVSHNDEDGRKRKFGALR; via the exons ATGGAG GACCCCACCTGGCAAGACCACGACGCCGATGTGCTCCACGGCCTGATGCCCGGCTGTGAGACCATGACTTCCTTGCCCTCAGATCTGTTTGATCCATTCAAGAACTCCGGACTGCCCTTTGGAGACTCGCTGCTGGACGGCTATGACGGTCTCACCCCGCTGCACTCAGATCTGCCATACAAACACTCCGACCTAGATTTCGGAGACTCTCTGCTAGatctccacctccaacaacCTGAATTCTGGTCATCGGCTGGATCCTACGACCTTTACTCCTCGCAAtacaccaccacctcccaaGATGCCTGGAACCCGCTACAGATCACCGGTGTCCCCGCCAATAACCCGTGCTCTTCACTATCGCATATGAATGCCGATTTCTACTTttccaacaaccacaaccactACGGCCCGCCCTCGGAGTGCGAAAGCCAGTATATGAGCAGTCTGCACTCGGATTCGGGGTACGGTACCGCGAGCTGTGCCACGCCGTCCCTCGTGCCGTCCTCGTACGGCGTGGAGATGACTTCCAGTCCGTCACAGATGGATACCCAAGACCAAACGACATGTTTATTCAACCAGTCCTCACCCTCACACATGTATACCGGCTCGGTGAAATGCGAGTATCCGCGCTGTTCGTGGGTAGGCAAGTGTCTCTCCGACAAGAG GAAACACAACGCCCGACACCAGAAGCGGTTCAAGTGCGACGAGCCGAACTGTTCCCGCAAAGAGGGCTTCGGGACGATCAACGACCTGGCCCGCCATAAGAAATGTGTGCACAACAAGGAGCCCGAGCGCGGGCCGAAGATGGTGTACGTGTGTCTGGGGACGAACTGCCCGCGTCCGAATAAGAAGTGGCCGCGCTTGGACAATTTCCGCCAACATCTGGCCCGGATGCAtggggatgaggatgccgatgTACTATTGAAGAG ATCTATGGATTGGTATGAGGCTTCCATCGCTTGCTCGGATACCCAGTCCGTCTCTCATAATGACGAGGACGGGAGGAAACGCAAGTTCGGGGCCCTGCGGTGA